The following coding sequences lie in one Brachionichthys hirsutus isolate HB-005 chromosome 15, CSIRO-AGI_Bhir_v1, whole genome shotgun sequence genomic window:
- the LOC137904667 gene encoding retinoid isomerohydrolase has translation MRCSRLYNRFEHPAGGYKKIFETCEELAEPLPATVIGRIPSFLRGSLLRLGPGLFEVGDEPFYHLFDGQALMHKFDFKDGEVTYYRKFIRTDAYVRAITEKRVVITEFGTFAYPDPCKNIFSRFFSYFKGVEVTDNCLVNVYPVGEDFYAVTETNFITKVNPDTLETLKKVDMCNYININGVTAHPHIERDGTVYNIGNCMGKGATLAYNIVRIPPTQKDKSDPIEKSRVVVQFPSAERFKPSYVHSFGMSENYIVFVETPVKINLLKFLSAWSIRGSNYMDCFESNENQGTLFHIAKKDPGEYMDLKFKGAAIGMFHHINTYEDQGFIVVDLCAWKGFEFVYNYLWLANLRANWEEVKKAAMIAPQPEVRRYVIPVDVHREEQGKNLVRLPYTTATAVMHADGTIWLEPEVLFSGPRQAFEFPQINYEKYAGKNYTYAYGLGLNHFVPDRICKLNVRTKETWVWQEPDSYPSEPLFVQTPEGVDEDDGVLLSIVVAPGSQRPGYLVILNAKDLSEIARAEVECIIPVTFHGMYKP, from the exons ATGAGGTGCTCACGTCTTTACAACAGATTTGAACACCCGGCTGGTGGTTACAAGAagatttttgagacatgtgagGAGCTGGCTGAGCCTCTTCCAGCAACCGTCATAG GCAGGATTCCTTCTTTCCTGAGGGGAAGCCTTCTCCGTTTGGGACCTGGGCTCTTTGAGGTTGGAGATGAGCCATTCTATCATCTTTTTGATGGCCAGGCACTCATGCATAAATTCGACTTTAAGGATGGCGAGGTCACCTACTACCGGAA GTTTATCAGAACGGATGCATATGTGAGAGCCATCACAGAGAAACGTGTGGTGATCACTGAGTTTGGAACTTTTGCATACCCTGATccatgcaaaaacattttctccag GTTCTTCTCTTACTTCAAGGGAGTTGAGGTGACAGACAACTGCCTGGTGAATGTTTACCCCGTTGGCGAGGATTTCTACGCTGTAACAGAAACCAACTTCATCACTAAAGTAAACCCGGACACCTTGGAGACACTAAAGAAG GTTGATATGTGTAACTACATCAACATTAATGGAGTGACAGCACACCCTCACATTGAGAGGGATGGGACAGTGTATAATATCGGAAACTGCATGGGGAAAGGAGCGACACTCGCTTATAACATCGTCAGGATTCCCCCGACACAGAAAG ATAAGTCTGATCCCATTGAGAAGTCCAGGGTGGTGGTCCAGTTTCCCAGTGCTGAGAGGTTTAAGCCCTCCTAcgtgcacag CTTTGGCATGTCAGAAAACTACATTGTCTTTGTGGAGACACCTGTGAAAATCAACCTGCTGAAATTCCTCAGCGCTTGGAGTATCCGAGGCTCCAACTACATGGACTGCTTCGAATCCAACGAGAACCAAGGA ACGCTGTTTCACATTGCCAAGAAAGATCCAGGAGAGTACATGGATCTGAAGTTCAAAGGGGCCGCTATCGGAATGTTTCACCACATCAACACATATGAGGATCAAGGCTTCATTGTTGTCGATCTCTGTGCGTGGAAAGG tTTTGAGTTTGTGTACAACTACCTCTGGCTGGCCAACCTGAGAGCCAACTGGGAAGAGGTGAAGAAGGCTGCCATGATTGCTCCCCAGCCGGAGGTCCGCAGATACGTCATTCCGGTGGATGTCCACCGA GAGGAGCAAGGAAAGAACCTCGTCAGGCTGCCGTACACCACGGCCACCGCCGTGATGCATGCTGATGGAACGATCTGGCTGGAACCGGAGGTGCTGTTCTCAGGGCCCCGCCAGG cttttgAGTTCCCTCAGATCAACTATGAAAAGTATGCAGGGAAGAATTACACATATGCCTATGGCCTGGGTCTGAACCATTTTGTTCCAGACAGG ATATGCAAGTTGAATGTGAGGACTAAGGAGACCTGGGTGTGGCAAGAACCAGACTCTTACCCCTCAGAGCCCCTCTTTGTTCAGACTCCTGAAGGTGTTGATGAGGACGACG GAGTGCTGCTGTCCATCGTGGTGGCTCCAGGATCCCAAAGGCCAGGATACCTCGTCATCCTCAATGCCAAGGATCTGTCTGAGATAGCCAGGGCAGAGGTGGAGTGCATCATTCCTGTCACTTTTCATGGGATGTACAAACCGTAA
- the LOC137904862 gene encoding RING finger protein 11-like codes for MGNCLKTPTTDDISLLHESQSDRASFGDGTDPDLEPPPPYQEQAHMPVYHPTPSQARLATQLTEEEQIRIAQRIGLIQHLPKGVYDGGPDGSEKKIRECVICMLDFVYGDPIRFLPCMHIYHMDCIDDWLMRSFTCPSCMEPVDAALLSTYETN; via the exons ATGGGCAACTGCCTCAAAACACCGACAACGGATGACATTTCCCTGCTTCACGAATCCCAGTCAGACCGGGCGAGTTTCGGTGATGGGACGGATCCGGACCTGGAGCCACCACCGCCGTACCAG GAGCAGGCTCATATGCCCGTGTATCATCCGACGCCGAGTCAGGCCCGCCTGGCTACCCAGTTGACGGAGGAGGAACAGATCCGCATAGCTCAGCGCATCGGCCTCATCCAGCACCTCCCCAAGGGTGTTTATGATGGAGGGCCAGATGGCTCGGAGAAGAAGATCAGAGA GTGTGTGATCTGCATGCTGGACTTTGTGTATGGGGACCCCATCCGGTTCCTGCCGTGTATGCACATCTACCACATGGACTGTATAGACGACTGGCTGATGAGATCCTTCACCTGCCCCTCCTGCATGGAGCCCGTGGATGCTGCCCTGCTCTCAACATATGAGACcaactga